From Thermoleophilia bacterium, one genomic window encodes:
- the rsmD gene encoding 16S rRNA (guanine(966)-N(2))-methyltransferase RsmD, giving the protein MAGLRKGHRLKVPGGGVRPTSEKVREAIFDVLGSVTGLSVLDLFAGTGALGLEALSRGAARSVFVEADPRVADVLRENIWMLGFQEKSQLLVVGYHDAVRALLQRQEEFDLLFIDPPYRMLDQVEKTLSPFLPALLSANGLVVVESDRALRPTMGGTPVFDRIYGSTRVTMIRFGRSGV; this is encoded by the coding sequence GTGGCGGGACTGCGTAAAGGCCACCGCCTTAAAGTACCTGGCGGAGGAGTTAGGCCGACTAGCGAGAAAGTAAGAGAGGCTATTTTTGATGTTCTTGGCTCGGTGACGGGCTTGTCTGTTTTGGACTTGTTTGCCGGCACCGGGGCCCTCGGATTGGAGGCTTTGTCCCGTGGGGCCGCCCGCTCAGTATTTGTAGAGGCAGATCCGAGAGTGGCCGATGTTCTTAGAGAGAACATATGGATGCTGGGGTTCCAAGAAAAATCTCAGCTTTTGGTAGTGGGGTATCATGATGCTGTAAGAGCTTTGCTGCAAAGACAGGAGGAGTTCGATTTGCTGTTTATTGATCCACCCTATAGAATGCTTGACCAGGTGGAAAAGACGCTTTCGCCGTTTCTGCCTGCACTGCTTTCGGCAAATGGGCTCGTGGTCGTGGAAAGCGATCGTGCGTTGCGGCCCACAATGGGGGGGACTCCTGTCTTTGACCGCATATACGGCAGCACCAGGGTCACCATGATTCGGTTTGGAAGGAGTGGTGTGTGA
- the ruvA gene encoding Holliday junction branch migration protein RuvA encodes MIDRLTGTVLAKSQDGVILDVGGVGFWAEASAITLGDLPPVGERVTIFTHLHVREDALQLYAFSSVEERDVFRLLLGVSKIGPKLALAVLSSWRVQELKRAIAREDVGLLASVPGVGRKTAERLVLELREKIGDFAGREAVPSSVSHPDSSFALARAALVELGYNLQEAERLLATLDHDLPAEDLVRQALAKRV; translated from the coding sequence ATGATCGATCGTTTGACAGGCACAGTACTCGCAAAAAGCCAAGATGGGGTGATCTTGGACGTGGGTGGGGTTGGCTTTTGGGCCGAGGCATCGGCTATCACCTTGGGCGATTTGCCTCCGGTTGGTGAACGGGTGACGATTTTCACCCACCTTCATGTAAGAGAAGATGCGCTGCAGCTTTACGCATTCTCGAGCGTGGAAGAAAGAGACGTGTTCCGCCTGCTGTTAGGTGTGAGCAAGATAGGTCCCAAGTTAGCCTTGGCTGTGCTTTCGTCTTGGCGGGTTCAAGAACTGAAAAGGGCCATTGCTCGTGAAGATGTGGGCCTTTTGGCTTCTGTCCCCGGCGTAGGGAGGAAGACCGCAGAGAGGCTTGTGCTAGAACTCCGCGAAAAAATTGGCGATTTCGCCGGAAGAGAGGCGGTGCCTTCTTCGGTTAGTCATCCAGACAGCTCGTTTGCCTTAGCGCGGGCGGCTCTGGTCGAGTTGGGGTATAACCTGCAGGAGGCAGAGAGACTCCTTGCTACACTTGACCATGACCTTCCCGCGGAAGATCTGGTTCGCCAAGCTTTGGCTAAACGCGTGTAG
- the ruvC gene encoding crossover junction endodeoxyribonuclease RuvC, giving the protein MKEVPSTQIILGVDPGTAATGFGVIAVEGSRLKLLEYGVVETASGLPLEQRLAQIFEAITEVLRRHNPQAAAVETLYFNANARTALAVGEARGVALLACSRAGCAVYEYTPQQVKQAVVGYGKAGKQQVMEMVRVLLGLAHTPQPDHAADALGVAICHANVSKLRERVSAVVQRNSRGSL; this is encoded by the coding sequence GTGAAAGAAGTTCCCTCCACCCAGATCATTCTGGGTGTAGACCCAGGAACTGCGGCGACTGGCTTTGGAGTCATAGCGGTGGAGGGAAGCCGGCTTAAGCTTCTTGAATATGGCGTGGTCGAAACTGCTTCGGGTCTTCCTCTCGAGCAACGTCTAGCCCAGATCTTTGAGGCGATAACGGAGGTTCTCCGCCGGCACAATCCTCAAGCTGCGGCCGTGGAGACTCTATATTTCAATGCGAATGCGCGCACAGCGCTTGCTGTCGGGGAGGCCAGAGGAGTAGCCTTGCTTGCGTGTTCGCGGGCAGGTTGTGCGGTGTATGAATACACGCCACAGCAGGTCAAACAAGCTGTGGTTGGGTATGGGAAGGCGGGAAAGCAGCAGGTAATGGAAATGGTGAGGGTCCTGCTCGGTCTTGCCCATACTCCTCAGCCCGATCACGCGGCGGATGCCCTCGGAGTTGCAATCTGCCACGCGAATGTCTCCAAACTGCGCGAGCGGGTGAGTGCAGTCGTGCAGCGAAATTCGCGAGGCTCGTTATGA
- the coaD gene encoding pantetheine-phosphate adenylyltransferase produces MKTALCPGTYDPVTVGHLDVITRCSAIFDQVVVAVVDDPYRKTTLFSLEDRLYFLEESTKHLPNVRVVVLRGLLVKLAREVGASVLVKGLRAMTDFEYEFQMAQLNRKLDPELETMYLMASPEYSFLSSSGVKEIAKYGGCVSDLVPEVVERRFAEMYGSAEA; encoded by the coding sequence GTGAAAACGGCACTGTGTCCCGGCACATATGACCCAGTGACTGTTGGTCATCTCGATGTGATCACGCGGTGCAGCGCGATTTTTGACCAGGTGGTAGTGGCGGTAGTGGATGATCCCTACCGCAAGACCACTCTGTTCAGCCTGGAAGACCGGCTGTATTTTCTAGAGGAATCAACCAAGCATTTGCCGAACGTAAGGGTGGTTGTGCTGCGGGGCTTGCTGGTCAAGCTTGCCCGCGAAGTGGGGGCGAGCGTCTTGGTCAAGGGCCTGCGCGCCATGACCGATTTTGAATACGAATTCCAAATGGCGCAGCTCAACCGAAAACTAGACCCAGAACTGGAGACGATGTACCTTATGGCGTCTCCCGAGTATTCCTTCTTGAGTTCTAGTGGGGTGAAGGAAATCGCGAAGTACGGCGGGTGCGTCAGCGATCTGGTTCCGGAAGTAGTAGAGCGTCGCTTTGCTGAGATGTACGGATCCGCGGAGGCCTGA
- the ruvB gene encoding Holliday junction branch migration DNA helicase RuvB, with the protein MKDNKARLANPEETPAELELEKTLRPRSLAAFVGQPALREQLEIFIQAAKSRGEPLDHVLLAGPPGLGKTTLAHIIAQEMGVQIVVTSGPALERKADMAAILTHLGEGDVLFIDEIHRLNRAIEEILYPAMEDFEIDIVIGQGPSARTIRLDLPRFTLIGATTRTGLITTPLRDRFGFSHRLEYYSVEDLVLIVKRSAEILGVSIDDQGAREIAARSRGTPRIANRLLRRVRDYAQVRHEGRITGEIALDALRLFEVDDEGLDRVDREILNVILHKFNGGPVGLSTLAVAVGEEADTIEDVYEPFLLQRGFLMRTPRGRVLTRLGYEHCGVAPPEDRTPTLDTLFP; encoded by the coding sequence TTGAAGGATAACAAGGCGAGATTAGCTAACCCAGAAGAGACTCCAGCTGAGCTTGAGTTGGAGAAGACCCTGCGGCCGCGCAGTCTAGCTGCCTTTGTAGGGCAGCCCGCCCTACGAGAGCAGCTTGAGATTTTCATCCAGGCTGCCAAATCCCGGGGTGAACCGCTTGATCACGTGCTCTTGGCTGGTCCGCCAGGACTTGGAAAGACTACGCTTGCACACATAATCGCCCAGGAGATGGGCGTGCAGATCGTTGTCACTTCGGGACCGGCTCTGGAGCGGAAGGCCGATATGGCCGCAATTTTGACTCACCTAGGAGAGGGCGATGTGCTTTTCATCGATGAGATTCATCGTCTGAACCGGGCTATTGAAGAGATTCTATACCCGGCCATGGAAGATTTCGAGATTGACATAGTAATAGGCCAAGGTCCAAGCGCCCGCACCATCCGTCTAGACCTTCCTCGGTTTACGCTTATTGGGGCTACCACGCGAACCGGTCTCATCACGACTCCGTTGCGCGATCGTTTTGGGTTTTCCCATCGTCTGGAATATTACTCGGTGGAAGACTTAGTGCTGATCGTGAAGCGCTCAGCGGAGATCCTTGGGGTCTCTATTGATGACCAGGGCGCGCGAGAGATTGCCGCCCGTTCACGAGGGACACCACGTATTGCTAATCGGCTTCTTCGCAGAGTACGTGACTACGCGCAAGTGCGGCATGAAGGCAGGATTACGGGCGAGATCGCGCTAGACGCTCTTCGGCTGTTTGAGGTGGACGATGAAGGACTGGACCGGGTGGACCGCGAGATACTGAATGTCATTTTGCACAAGTTCAACGGCGGACCGGTGGGGCTGTCCACCCTGGCGGTAGCGGTGGGAGAAGAGGCAGACACCATCGAGGACGTCTACGAGCCGTTCTTATTGCAGAGAGGATTCTTGATGCGTACGCCGAGGGGACGAGTACTGACCAGATTGGGATATGAGCACTGTGGGGTCGCGCCGCCGGAAGACAGGACGCCCACGCTGGACACTCTGTTTCCCTGA
- the fusA gene encoding elongation factor G: MALADPANIRNVAVVGHRGAGKTSLVEALLFTTGAKNRLGSVVDGTTSMDHDEDEIKRQMTISMGLGHVFWRGHKVNLIDTPGEASFINEAFAALPVVEIALVVVNGVSKVEVQTERLWKRATDLRLARVLAVNMMDRERAYFEEVVEAIKSRLGDEAVPVAIPIGQEQGFKGVVDVITRKAYEYSGTSGKGTEGVIPEEFREAAEQAREALIEKVVEADDSLLEKYLEGNEISEEEFARAFRAAVLQGLIAPIIPVCSTKNIGSDRLLELILLGPSPAEFPPRVAYAGADGAEEIKVTPDHSAPTAVFVFKTIYDQFSGRVNLIRIFSGKIATDTQLLNIRTNDKERTGNILLMVGKETKPIEEAGAGDIVAVAKLKDTGTGDTLCDPSRPLRFPRYEFPPPAISFAITPKSRGDEEKVSNGLKRLSEEDPAIEVRFDQQTKEMLISGTSQVHVEVILEKLKRRFGVEVELHPPQVPYRETIRKKASAQGRHKKQTGGRGQFGDCWIEIEPLPRGAGYQFEDAIFGGAIPRNFIPAVEKGILEAMEHGILAGYPVVDVKVRLYDGSYHPVDSSELAFKLAGSLAWNNAMAKADPVLLEPVMNVEIIVPEENMGDIMGDLSSRRGRPQGSERMGEMQVIRAQVPLAEMLNYAPQLRSITGGRGSFTMEFDHYEEVPPHLAEKIIQEAKARKAAES; this comes from the coding sequence ATGGCGCTGGCAGACCCGGCCAACATACGGAATGTCGCAGTAGTTGGACACCGCGGAGCAGGAAAGACCTCACTCGTTGAGGCATTGCTGTTTACGACCGGGGCGAAGAATCGTCTTGGGTCTGTGGTAGATGGCACCACCAGCATGGACCACGACGAGGACGAGATTAAGCGACAGATGACCATCTCTATGGGCCTCGGTCACGTTTTCTGGCGCGGTCATAAGGTCAATCTCATCGACACCCCCGGAGAGGCGTCATTCATAAACGAGGCGTTTGCCGCCTTGCCGGTGGTTGAGATTGCTCTAGTTGTGGTTAACGGAGTTAGCAAGGTCGAGGTTCAGACCGAGAGGCTTTGGAAGCGGGCTACGGACCTCCGGCTCGCCCGGGTGTTGGCAGTGAACATGATGGACCGGGAGCGAGCATATTTTGAGGAGGTTGTAGAGGCTATCAAGTCTCGGCTAGGTGACGAAGCGGTCCCGGTGGCTATCCCGATTGGGCAAGAGCAGGGGTTTAAGGGTGTGGTGGACGTTATTACCCGCAAGGCTTACGAGTATTCGGGAACCAGCGGGAAGGGAACAGAAGGAGTGATTCCCGAAGAGTTCCGGGAGGCTGCCGAACAGGCGCGAGAGGCCTTGATTGAGAAGGTTGTGGAGGCTGACGACTCGCTCCTCGAAAAGTACTTGGAAGGAAACGAGATATCCGAGGAGGAGTTTGCCCGGGCATTCAGGGCGGCTGTGCTTCAGGGGCTCATAGCTCCGATCATTCCTGTCTGTTCGACCAAGAATATCGGGTCTGACCGCCTTCTTGAGCTTATCTTGCTCGGCCCCTCTCCGGCAGAGTTCCCGCCGCGGGTGGCCTATGCCGGTGCAGACGGGGCTGAAGAGATCAAGGTGACGCCTGATCACAGCGCTCCGACCGCTGTGTTCGTCTTCAAGACCATTTACGACCAGTTTTCTGGCCGAGTAAATCTGATTCGTATCTTCTCGGGGAAGATAGCCACCGATACGCAGCTGCTCAACATACGCACCAATGACAAGGAGCGCACAGGCAACATACTTCTTATGGTGGGTAAAGAGACAAAGCCCATCGAAGAAGCGGGAGCGGGGGATATTGTGGCGGTAGCCAAGCTAAAGGACACAGGGACGGGCGACACGCTCTGCGATCCTTCAAGGCCGCTGCGCTTTCCTCGCTACGAGTTCCCACCGCCGGCTATTTCGTTCGCCATCACGCCCAAGAGCAGAGGCGACGAAGAGAAGGTTAGTAATGGACTTAAGCGCTTGAGCGAAGAAGATCCCGCTATCGAAGTTCGCTTTGATCAACAGACCAAGGAGATGCTCATCTCCGGTACAAGTCAAGTTCATGTTGAGGTCATTTTGGAAAAGCTCAAGCGGCGCTTTGGGGTTGAGGTTGAGCTACATCCCCCACAGGTGCCGTATCGAGAGACGATTCGCAAGAAGGCCTCCGCTCAAGGGAGACACAAGAAGCAGACCGGTGGGCGAGGTCAGTTTGGCGACTGCTGGATAGAGATCGAGCCTCTGCCGCGAGGCGCTGGTTATCAGTTCGAGGATGCCATCTTTGGTGGGGCAATTCCTCGCAACTTCATCCCTGCAGTGGAGAAGGGCATTTTAGAGGCCATGGAGCATGGTATTTTGGCCGGCTACCCGGTTGTGGACGTTAAGGTCAGGCTCTACGATGGTTCCTACCATCCGGTGGACTCTTCGGAGCTTGCCTTCAAGCTCGCTGGCTCACTGGCTTGGAACAACGCCATGGCAAAGGCTGACCCTGTGCTACTTGAGCCAGTCATGAATGTGGAGATCATCGTGCCCGAAGAGAATATGGGCGACATTATGGGCGATCTTTCCAGCCGCCGTGGCCGTCCACAAGGCAGCGAGAGAATGGGGGAGATGCAGGTCATAAGAGCGCAGGTCCCCTTGGCTGAGATGCTCAACTATGCGCCTCAACTGCGTTCCATCACGGGTGGCCGCGGGTCGTTTACGATGGAGTTCGACCATTACGAAGAAGTGCCGCCCCATTTGGCGGAGAAGATCATTCAAGAGGCAAAGGCTCGTAAGGCTGCGGAGTCCTAG
- the recG gene encoding ATP-dependent DNA helicase RecG: MLRYPLGSGTSQADQVLDLPKTTKAGISPSRLQEPVRTLRGVGARTERKLGRLGIQTVGDLLLYLPFRHESPSRLVPVASVSFGEECALKVRVQSFTVRETARRGVRALEALVADDTGSLVAIWYNQTYLEEVFKEKPELLIRGVLRRRRGMPMFLVRTHEVLSEDGKSRHVLGLIPVYPSTADVSVRLIRTLVHEAAREAAHLTDPLPAFLLAKRRYPGKKEAILACHFPTSLDEAKRARERLAFEELLLLQLAVLEQRRLKQSRRRARPLGASRGLARQFLASLPYTPTRAQLRAIAEIDRDLGRDVPMCRLLHGDVGSGKTMVATYCLLRAVEQGAQGALMAPTEVLAEQHFVRLTEQLCSLGVRVGLLKGGQSTNERKAVLTALSQGELDIVVGTHALIQEGVQFRDLRVVVVDEQHRFGVRQREAIVASEATSGFWPHTLHMSATPIPRTLSLTIYGDLDVSVLDEMPSGRIPVRTRLVFPTSEARMWEFVRRELRAGRQAYVVCPLIEESESLQAASACKTFEELSHGELDGFRLLLLHGQLPAAEKASVMASFAQGQADVLVSTSVIEVGVDVPNATCMVIMGARRFGLSQLHQLRGRVGRGAEQSYCFLLIEDDDDPALERLALFARTSNGFALAEADLLARGEGQLFGERQSGMGDLEVASLIRDRQLLEEARVEAVRLLARSGEPGWQTRLEQLLEAAKNRFGEKIAWMERV; encoded by the coding sequence ATGCTTCGCTACCCCCTTGGGAGCGGGACTAGCCAGGCTGACCAAGTTCTGGACCTTCCCAAGACGACTAAGGCAGGCATTAGCCCATCTCGCCTACAAGAGCCTGTCCGCACACTTCGCGGCGTTGGCGCGCGTACTGAGCGTAAGTTGGGACGGCTTGGGATACAGACGGTAGGCGATCTCTTGCTGTACCTCCCGTTCAGACACGAGTCACCATCGCGACTCGTCCCCGTAGCAAGCGTCTCTTTCGGCGAAGAGTGTGCTCTTAAAGTCAGAGTGCAGTCGTTTACGGTGCGAGAAACCGCTCGTCGGGGAGTAAGGGCTCTCGAAGCTCTGGTGGCAGACGACACGGGAAGTCTTGTTGCCATTTGGTATAACCAGACATACCTTGAGGAAGTCTTCAAAGAGAAGCCCGAACTTTTAATTCGAGGAGTTTTGCGCCGGCGACGAGGAATGCCCATGTTCTTGGTCCGTACTCATGAGGTTCTGAGCGAGGACGGTAAGAGTCGCCATGTGCTCGGCCTCATCCCAGTGTATCCAAGTACGGCCGATGTCAGTGTCCGGCTCATTCGTACCCTGGTGCATGAGGCGGCGCGTGAGGCTGCCCATCTAACCGACCCGCTCCCCGCCTTTTTGCTAGCAAAACGGCGTTATCCGGGAAAGAAGGAAGCTATTCTTGCCTGCCACTTTCCCACCAGCCTCGACGAGGCAAAACGCGCGCGCGAGCGTTTAGCGTTCGAAGAGCTCTTGTTGCTGCAACTTGCGGTGCTGGAGCAGCGAAGGCTCAAACAAAGTCGAAGAAGGGCTCGCCCTTTGGGAGCGAGTCGTGGTCTTGCCCGCCAGTTTCTGGCCAGCCTTCCATACACTCCGACCAGGGCTCAACTGCGGGCGATTGCGGAGATTGACCGGGATTTAGGGCGGGACGTGCCGATGTGCAGGCTGTTGCACGGCGATGTAGGGTCTGGAAAGACGATGGTGGCGACGTATTGCCTATTGCGTGCAGTCGAGCAAGGAGCACAAGGGGCGCTGATGGCTCCCACGGAGGTCCTGGCTGAGCAGCATTTTGTGCGCCTAACAGAACAGCTGTGCTCTCTCGGGGTGAGAGTGGGGTTATTAAAGGGCGGGCAGTCGACCAACGAAAGGAAGGCGGTCCTAACAGCTCTTTCTCAAGGTGAATTAGACATTGTGGTGGGCACTCATGCTCTCATCCAAGAGGGTGTACAGTTTCGTGATCTGCGGGTGGTTGTGGTCGATGAACAGCATCGGTTCGGAGTGAGACAGCGAGAGGCCATAGTCGCCTCTGAGGCAACCTCTGGTTTTTGGCCTCACACCTTGCACATGTCAGCTACTCCCATACCCCGGACTCTGAGCTTAACCATTTACGGTGACCTGGACGTAAGTGTACTTGACGAGATGCCTTCGGGCCGCATCCCAGTCCGTACTAGGCTGGTCTTCCCGACGTCTGAAGCGCGTATGTGGGAGTTTGTGCGCAGGGAGCTGCGGGCTGGTCGGCAAGCCTATGTGGTGTGCCCGCTTATCGAAGAAAGCGAATCGCTTCAAGCTGCCTCAGCCTGCAAGACCTTTGAGGAGCTTTCTCACGGAGAATTGGATGGCTTTCGCCTTCTCTTGCTCCACGGCCAACTCCCTGCCGCCGAAAAGGCTTCGGTGATGGCTTCATTTGCTCAGGGGCAAGCGGATGTGCTGGTAAGTACCTCGGTGATCGAGGTGGGGGTCGACGTGCCGAACGCGACCTGCATGGTAATAATGGGGGCAAGACGTTTTGGACTATCTCAACTTCATCAGCTGCGGGGGCGAGTTGGACGGGGGGCTGAGCAATCGTACTGTTTCCTTCTTATTGAGGATGACGACGATCCAGCTTTGGAGCGGCTTGCTCTCTTCGCCCGCACAAGCAATGGTTTTGCTTTAGCGGAAGCCGACCTCCTGGCGCGGGGCGAGGGCCAACTCTTTGGCGAACGGCAATCGGGAATGGGCGACTTGGAGGTCGCTTCGCTTATTAGAGACCGGCAGCTGCTTGAGGAAGCACGTGTAGAAGCGGTAAGGTTGCTGGCTCGAAGTGGAGAGCCCGGTTGGCAAACAAGGCTTGAGCAGCTTTTAGAGGCGGCTAAGAACAGATTTGGGGAGAAGATCGCCTGGATGGAACGCGTATGA
- the rpmF gene encoding 50S ribosomal protein L32, with translation MGVPKRKTSRARRDSRRATHACEAPRFILCPQCHSPKLPHRVCPNCGTYKGRQVIKTEEE, from the coding sequence ATGGGTGTACCTAAGAGAAAGACATCGCGTGCTCGCCGAGATTCACGGCGGGCCACTCATGCTTGCGAAGCTCCCCGGTTTATTCTCTGTCCCCAATGCCATAGTCCCAAGTTGCCGCACCGGGTCTGTCCTAACTGCGGCACGTACAAGGGACGTCAAGTCATAAAGACAGAAGAAGAGTAG
- a CDS encoding DUF177 domain-containing protein produces MFLNLSDLCLRTGEHFEQTYFLDIAPVVQGGVDYQVLLHDGVTLDIERVVGGFLVNVTAEATVYGPCMRCLHETVFDVQVTQQEFAPSAKDGWPESELSAFIQGLIVDVAGLAREAVVLAVPQHVLCSPECRGLCPHCGHDLNQGPCLCEHEVIDVRWARLLELGLHEDREA; encoded by the coding sequence GTGTTTCTAAATCTAAGTGATCTGTGTCTCAGAACCGGAGAGCACTTCGAGCAGACGTATTTTCTCGATATTGCTCCGGTGGTTCAGGGTGGCGTTGACTATCAGGTCCTGCTGCATGATGGCGTCACCTTGGATATTGAACGGGTAGTGGGCGGTTTTCTTGTCAATGTGACCGCTGAAGCAACTGTCTACGGTCCCTGCATGCGCTGCCTGCACGAGACGGTTTTTGATGTGCAAGTGACTCAGCAGGAATTTGCTCCCTCCGCTAAGGACGGCTGGCCTGAGTCGGAATTGAGCGCCTTCATTCAGGGGCTGATCGTTGACGTGGCTGGTCTCGCTCGCGAGGCGGTGGTCTTAGCAGTACCACAGCACGTGCTGTGCTCGCCTGAATGCAGGGGGCTTTGTCCGCACTGCGGACATGATCTAAATCAGGGACCATGCCTATGCGAGCACGAAGTTATTGATGTGCGGTGGGCGCGCTTGCTAGAGCTTGGCTTGCACGAGGACCGGGAAGCTTGA
- a CDS encoding YebC/PmpR family DNA-binding transcriptional regulator, which produces MSGHSKWAGIKHKKAIVDARKGKLFSKLSRAITVAARQGGGDPEKNAALAQAIVKAKDANMPMENIERAIKKGIGADADESEAYEYLTYEGYGPYGVAVYVTALSDNRNRTAADIRHIFDRGGGKLGTDGSVSWMFERKGVIFVDTSAVDEDTLIAVAIEAGAEDVITEGDAYEIRCAVADFMEVRRKLEEAGIPYTSAELTMIPKTTVSLKTEEEARKTLRLLDALEEYDDVQEVYSNFDIPDEVMRAIAG; this is translated from the coding sequence ATGTCCGGTCATTCAAAATGGGCTGGCATTAAGCATAAGAAAGCGATAGTTGACGCTCGCAAGGGCAAGCTCTTCAGTAAGTTGTCTCGGGCCATAACTGTTGCCGCAAGGCAGGGCGGCGGTGATCCAGAGAAGAATGCCGCTTTGGCTCAGGCCATTGTGAAGGCCAAAGACGCCAACATGCCCATGGAGAACATTGAGCGCGCCATCAAGAAGGGAATCGGCGCAGACGCTGATGAGTCCGAAGCGTACGAATACCTCACCTACGAGGGGTATGGCCCTTACGGAGTGGCAGTTTATGTGACGGCTCTCAGCGACAACCGTAACCGCACTGCTGCCGACATACGCCACATCTTCGACCGCGGCGGGGGCAAGCTGGGTACGGATGGCTCGGTGAGCTGGATGTTTGAGCGGAAAGGCGTGATTTTCGTCGACACTAGCGCAGTTGACGAGGATACTCTCATTGCCGTAGCCATCGAAGCCGGGGCCGAAGATGTCATCACTGAGGGAGACGCCTATGAGATCAGGTGTGCGGTGGCCGACTTCATGGAGGTGCGTAGGAAACTAGAGGAGGCTGGCATTCCGTACACTTCGGCCGAGCTTACCATGATTCCAAAGACCACTGTATCTCTTAAGACTGAAGAAGAGGCTCGCAAGACCCTACGGCTTCTAGACGCGCTCGAGGAATACGACGACGTTCAAGAGGTGTATTCGAACTTCGACATTCCCGACGAGGTCATGCGCGCAATCGCCGGGTAA
- a CDS encoding ATPase, whose product MDVLVLIDKLDDLVHSASTFPMTDKVMINRDEIYDLLDQMRATIPEEIKQARWIVKERQEMLQEAKEEAERILAEAREEAARLASEQEIVKRAQRQAEEIIRAAEAREREIRLGAEDYADEILRTLEMNLDKFLAAVQRGRERLRAGQAANRERT is encoded by the coding sequence ATGGATGTTCTGGTTCTGATCGACAAGCTGGACGACCTTGTCCACAGCGCGAGCACCTTCCCGATGACTGACAAGGTTATGATCAACCGGGATGAGATCTACGACTTGCTGGATCAGATGCGAGCTACTATCCCGGAGGAGATCAAGCAAGCGCGCTGGATTGTAAAGGAGCGTCAGGAGATGCTCCAGGAAGCTAAAGAAGAAGCAGAGCGCATTCTGGCCGAAGCAAGAGAAGAGGCTGCGCGCCTGGCGAGCGAGCAAGAAATAGTCAAGCGGGCGCAGCGTCAAGCTGAGGAAATCATCCGCGCGGCTGAAGCTCGGGAAAGGGAGATAAGACTCGGCGCAGAGGACTACGCAGACGAAATTCTAAGAACGCTCGAAATGAATTTGGATAAGTTCCTTGCCGCGGTGCAGCGCGGTCGCGAGCGTCTGCGCGCTGGTCAAGCGGCAAATAGGGAACGTACGTAG
- a CDS encoding MurR/RpiR family transcriptional regulator, translated as MDESRPRRLTEMLREGFDSFSRNQKAIARYIIDHLEEVGYMSAEELGRKGNTSSSTVVRFAQSLGFAGYPDLQKAARDEYRLGATVRPPVHEDQLGFPLEEDVLTRVLRTDSLSLEETISKNTLERFNRATDLLAAARQVLAVGLHEAAVVVSYASYLFELLDIPCVAVTDGSECHVSRLSRLGTGDAMLAVGFRRAHSVTIAFVEAAVAQGVPVVIITDNSLSELAGRGAVTLYADIDSIFFAHSLVGPIGLVGALAAAVYSRDRDRHDERIRRLRGKVPESSWLRA; from the coding sequence TTGGACGAGAGCAGGCCGCGTCGACTAACGGAAATGCTGCGGGAAGGCTTTGACAGCTTCTCCCGCAACCAGAAGGCCATAGCTCGGTACATTATTGACCACCTGGAAGAGGTGGGCTACATGAGTGCCGAGGAGCTGGGACGCAAAGGAAACACTTCTAGCTCCACGGTAGTGCGCTTCGCTCAATCCCTGGGGTTTGCCGGTTATCCCGACCTACAGAAGGCTGCTCGTGATGAGTACCGCTTGGGCGCCACAGTACGTCCGCCTGTCCACGAAGACCAGCTCGGTTTCCCCTTGGAAGAGGATGTGCTTACGCGGGTCTTGCGTACCGACAGTCTTAGTCTTGAAGAGACTATCAGCAAGAACACTCTGGAACGGTTTAATCGGGCGACAGACCTGCTCGCTGCGGCGCGCCAGGTGTTAGCGGTGGGTTTGCACGAAGCGGCCGTGGTTGTGTCATACGCGTCGTATCTGTTTGAGCTACTAGATATCCCTTGTGTTGCAGTCACTGATGGGAGCGAGTGTCACGTCTCGCGCTTGAGTCGGCTCGGAACGGGTGATGCAATGCTGGCCGTGGGATTTCGGCGTGCGCACTCTGTCACCATCGCTTTTGTTGAAGCAGCTGTGGCGCAGGGCGTTCCGGTCGTAATTATCACTGACAATTCTTTATCGGAACTTGCTGGTCGCGGCGCTGTAACCCTGTATGCAGATATTGATTCCATCTTTTTCGCGCACTCTCTTGTCGGTCCCATAGGGTTGGTGGGAGCGCTCGCGGCGGCTGTGTACAGCCGCGATCGCGATCGGCACGACGAGCGAATCAGGAGGCTGCGCGGGAAGGTTCCGGAGTCTAGCTGGCTGAGGGCGTAG